The Pantoea nemavictus genome includes a region encoding these proteins:
- a CDS encoding LysR family transcriptional regulator yields the protein MHHVLRRLDLNLLPVFDAVFRHRSVRLAAIELCLSTSALSHALSRLREFFKDPLFYREGHKMCPSVYACQLAPYIAETLTGLNKHLCPVKPFDPLTSNDCFRIAVTDYTAFCVFPGLMNALTEQAPNLSFELCHLPHNPALIELLAGEIDLALSFSEPGEVNHPDLDEMDLFSDEFIVIANARRTSLDLESYLAAGHLVVTPWNEKQGLLDFHLAQIGQHRRITMRTPSMLSAPFIVAESELLMAIPSFVAGKINKAVDVTTFRLPFPAPRFTVKIYSHKRSGKREPTEWVKSMMAKTIMETEYRYEN from the coding sequence ATGCATCATGTCCTGCGTCGGCTCGACTTAAATCTTCTCCCCGTTTTCGACGCAGTCTTTAGGCATAGATCAGTAAGGTTGGCCGCCATCGAGCTTTGCCTCAGTACCTCGGCGCTGAGCCATGCGCTATCTCGACTGCGCGAGTTTTTCAAAGATCCCCTTTTTTATCGGGAAGGACACAAAATGTGTCCTAGCGTCTATGCCTGTCAGCTCGCGCCCTATATCGCCGAAACGCTAACAGGATTAAATAAGCATCTCTGTCCGGTTAAACCCTTTGATCCTCTTACCAGCAATGACTGTTTTAGAATCGCGGTAACCGATTACACCGCATTTTGTGTGTTTCCTGGACTGATGAATGCGCTCACCGAACAAGCACCAAACCTGAGTTTTGAACTGTGCCATCTGCCGCATAACCCGGCCCTGATTGAACTACTGGCCGGTGAAATCGATTTAGCGTTGAGTTTTAGCGAGCCGGGAGAGGTTAACCATCCAGACCTGGACGAAATGGATCTGTTCAGTGATGAATTTATTGTGATTGCCAATGCGCGACGAACCAGCCTTGATCTAGAGTCTTATCTTGCAGCCGGACATTTGGTTGTTACGCCGTGGAATGAAAAGCAGGGGCTGCTGGATTTTCATCTTGCTCAAATAGGTCAGCACCGTCGCATTACCATGAGAACGCCTTCAATGCTGAGTGCGCCATTTATTGTCGCAGAAAGCGAACTTCTCATGGCCATTCCCTCCTTCGTGGCCGGTAAAATCAATAAGGCCGTGGACGTCACCACCTTCAGGCTGCCTTTTCCGGCGCCAAGGTTCACCGTTAAAATCTATTCACACAAACGCAGTGGCAAACGGGAACCCACCGAATGGGTTAAATCCATGATGGCGAAAACGATTATGGAGACAGAGTACCGCTATGAAAATTAA
- a CDS encoding GNAT family N-acetyltransferase, whose protein sequence is MNMTIRQANSADADAIHSMIAELSVYEQGLQASLTTAEEIRQALFSPDSKLEAFICEIDGSAAGYAVITSSYSAWLGRRGIYMEDIYSYPIYRGLGVGKALLQYVAQHAVKRQCNRIEWSALDWDQSARDFYLSIDALPLNEWIRYRLDGAALEKFAAADPH, encoded by the coding sequence ATGAACATGACTATTCGACAGGCTAATTCTGCAGACGCAGACGCTATCCACAGCATGATCGCCGAATTGTCGGTTTATGAGCAGGGATTGCAGGCGTCACTCACCACTGCAGAAGAGATCAGACAGGCGCTTTTTAGCCCCGACAGTAAGTTGGAAGCGTTTATCTGTGAGATTGACGGATCTGCTGCCGGTTATGCTGTGATTACCAGTAGCTACTCTGCCTGGCTGGGCCGCCGCGGAATTTATATGGAGGACATCTATTCCTATCCGATTTACCGTGGTTTGGGTGTGGGCAAGGCACTGTTGCAATATGTCGCGCAGCACGCAGTGAAGCGTCAGTGTAACCGCATTGAATGGAGTGCTTTAGATTGGGACCAGTCAGCAAGAGATTTCTACCTGAGTATTGATGCGCTTCCCCTCAACGAGTGGATCCGTTATCGCCTTGACGGGGCAGCGTTAGAGAAGTTTGCTGCAGCCGATCCGCACTGA
- a CDS encoding DUF1471 domain-containing protein: protein MKSTKTFVAIIALSLLSSASFAQTITATASTLDGAEAQIAAKAKQVGMGYSITEAYAGNQVHMTARLTK, encoded by the coding sequence ATGAAATCCACCAAAACTTTCGTTGCTATTATCGCCCTTTCACTGCTGTCATCAGCAAGTTTTGCCCAGACTATTACGGCTACGGCCTCAACTCTGGATGGTGCTGAAGCGCAGATCGCTGCAAAAGCAAAACAGGTAGGAATGGGTTACAGCATCACTGAAGCCTATGCCGGTAACCAGGTGCATATGACTGCTCGCCTGACCAAATAA
- a CDS encoding pirin family protein, protein MIEQRLADQRGLGDHGWLRSHHTFSFANYWDPKQTGFSDLLVINDDQVAQGRGFGAHPHSNMEIISYVLDGALEHKDSMGTGSVIVPGDVQLMSAGSGVTHSEFNHSKQAGVHFLQIWVVPAEKGGEPRYQQTRITEQEKRGKFKLIISPDGAEDSLKIRQDVRIHAGLFAGDEQQTMTLAEDRYAYIHVARGSLMVNGVLFRAGDGARVRNEPTLVFSGGEEAEVLLFDLRPNEVNHPVR, encoded by the coding sequence ATGATTGAACAACGTTTAGCTGACCAGCGCGGACTGGGCGATCACGGCTGGTTACGATCGCATCATACTTTTTCATTCGCTAACTATTGGGATCCCAAACAGACCGGATTCTCTGATCTGTTGGTCATCAATGATGATCAGGTGGCGCAAGGGCGCGGCTTCGGTGCCCATCCGCATAGCAATATGGAAATCATCTCTTATGTGCTGGATGGCGCGCTGGAGCATAAAGACTCTATGGGCACCGGTTCAGTGATTGTGCCGGGCGATGTACAGCTGATGAGCGCCGGAAGCGGCGTAACACACAGTGAGTTCAACCATTCAAAACAGGCAGGCGTGCATTTCCTGCAAATTTGGGTGGTGCCTGCGGAAAAAGGCGGCGAGCCGCGTTACCAGCAAACCCGCATAACGGAGCAGGAGAAACGGGGCAAATTCAAACTCATCATTTCACCGGATGGGGCAGAAGACTCACTGAAAATCAGACAGGATGTGCGCATTCACGCTGGGCTGTTTGCGGGAGATGAACAGCAGACGATGACGCTAGCAGAAGATCGCTATGCCTATATTCATGTAGCGCGAGGCAGTTTGATGGTTAATGGCGTTCTGTTCCGTGCCGGCGATGGTGCGCGAGTACGCAATGAACCGACGCTGGTGTTCAGCGGAGGAGAAGAGGCGGAGGTATTGTTGTTCGATCTGCGCCCCAATGAAGTTAATCATCCTGTGCGTTAA
- a CDS encoding alpha/beta fold hydrolase, whose translation MSTLKTQDGTQIYFKDWGTGKPVLFSHGWPLDGDMWDSQLNFLAENGYRVIAFDRRGFGRSEQPWEGYNYDTFAADINDLITHLDLQNVTLVGFSMGGGDVARYINNYGTARVDGLVLLGAVTPIFGKAADYPAGVDLSVFEGIRQGLRKDRAQFISDFATPFYGINAGQTVSQGALTQTLNIALLASLKGTIDCVTAFSETDFRPDMAKIDVPTLVIHGSNDQIVPFETTGKVAAEMIGGAQLKVYDNAPHGFAVTHTEQLNADLLAFLQSL comes from the coding sequence ATGAGCACATTAAAGACTCAGGATGGTACGCAGATCTATTTTAAAGATTGGGGTACAGGTAAGCCGGTGCTGTTCAGCCATGGCTGGCCGCTAGACGGTGATATGTGGGACAGTCAGCTAAACTTCCTGGCGGAGAATGGCTATCGCGTTATCGCGTTCGATCGCCGTGGCTTTGGTCGCTCCGAACAGCCGTGGGAAGGATATAACTACGATACCTTTGCGGCTGATATAAATGACCTGATCACGCATCTCGATCTGCAAAATGTCACGCTGGTCGGTTTCTCGATGGGTGGCGGCGATGTGGCGCGCTATATTAATAATTATGGCACTGCACGCGTGGATGGCTTAGTACTGCTGGGCGCGGTGACTCCGATTTTCGGCAAAGCCGCCGATTATCCTGCAGGAGTGGATCTGTCGGTGTTTGAAGGCATTCGTCAGGGCTTGAGAAAAGATCGTGCGCAGTTCATCAGTGATTTCGCAACGCCATTTTATGGTATCAACGCCGGTCAAACGGTTTCACAAGGGGCGTTGACGCAGACGTTAAATATCGCGCTGCTGGCCTCCCTGAAAGGCACCATTGATTGTGTTACCGCCTTCTCCGAGACGGATTTCCGTCCAGATATGGCAAAAATCGACGTTCCTACGCTGGTCATCCACGGTAGCAACGATCAAATCGTGCCTTTCGAAACCACAGGGAAAGTCGCTGCTGAAATGATCGGGGGGGCGCAATTGAAAGTGTATGACAACGCGCCGCACGGCTTTGCGGTTACCCATACCGAACAGCTGAATGCCGATTTACTGGCCTTCCTGCAATCGCTGTAA